In Castanea sativa cultivar Marrone di Chiusa Pesio chromosome 6, ASM4071231v1, a single window of DNA contains:
- the LOC142638784 gene encoding oligopeptide transporter 1-like — MTDYIENESRNKVPQKLDSNIDLTGDEEINDNPIEEVRLTVPITDNPSEPALTFRTWILGFIGCVVLAFVNQFFAYRQNQLYISSVSVQIIALPVGKLMAAYLPSKAIRLPFTNWSFSLNPGPFSLKEHVLITIFASAGAGGVYAVHIFTSTNAFYHRKISPVAAFLLSQTTQMLGYGWAGIFRRYLVDSPYMWWPANLVQVSLFRALHDKEKRPKGGTSRLQYFFMIFVASFAYYIVPSYLFPSITALSFVCWIWRDSITAQQIGGGIQGLGLGSFALDWSAAASFLGSPLATPAFAIVNIFVGFILTVYILTPIFYWNNVYDAKKFPIFSSHTFDRDGQTYNITRILNQKEFDIDLNSYNSYSKLYLSTIFTFTYGLSFATLSASLTHVVIFHGGTIINLWKKTATSAKEQVSDVHSRIMKKNYKEVPQWWFIAILLTMVALALFTCEGFDKQLQLPWWGLLMACAIALVFTLPIGIIQATTNLQPGLNVITEMIIGYIYPGKPLANVAFKTYGYISMAQALYFLNDLKLGHYMKIPPRAMFIIQFAGTLVSSTAYFCTAWWLLESVENICNPDLLPEGSPWTCPGDDVFYNASIIWGVIGPLRMFARLGVYPELNWFFLVGFLAPFPGWFLSRKYPNKKWLSLIHTPILLGATGNMPPARAVNYWVWTVVGLFFNAYIFKRYKSWWARHNYVLSAALDAGVAFMAVILFFSLQSKDIIGPAWWGLDSSDHCELAACPTAPGVVSEGCPVL, encoded by the exons ATGACAGATTACATTGAAAATGAAAGCCGAAACAAGGTTCCTCAGAAGCTTGATTCCAATATTGACTTAACcg GGGATGAAGAAATCAATGATAACCCAATTGAAGAAGTTAGGCTCACGGTTCCAATCACTGACAACCCATCAGAGCCAGCCTTGACATTTCGAACATGGATTCTTGGCTTCATAGGATGTGTCGTTCTAGCTTTTGTGAACCAATTTTTTGCATATCGCCAAAACCAGCTGTATATTTCATCGGTGTCGGTACAAATTATAGCGCTCCCAGTCGGGAAGTTAATGGCTGCATACCTACCATCCAAAGCAATAAGACTCCCATTCACAAACTGGTCCTTCTCATTGAATCCGGGGCCATTCAGTTTGAAGGAACATGTTTTGATCACCATCTTCGCCAGTGCTGGGGCTGGTGGAGTGTATGCAGTTCATATTTTTACTAGTACCAATGCTTTCTACCACAGGAAAATCTCTCCAGTTGCAGCCTTTCTCTTATCACAAACTACCCAG ATGCTTGGTTATGGATGGGCTGGAATTTTCAGGAGATACCTTGTGGATTCACCTTATATGTGGTGGCCTGCAAACCTGGTTCAAGTCTCTCTCTTCAG GGCATTGCATGACAAAGAAAAGCGACCTAAGGGAGGAACATCAAGGCTACAATACTTCTTCATGATTTTTGTAGCAAGCTTTGCTTACTACATTGTCCCAAGCTATTTGTTCCCCTCAATAACGGCTCTCTCCTTTGTTTGTTGGATTTGGAGGGACTCCATCACTGCTCAACAGATTGGTGGAGGAATCCAGGGTCTTGGACTAGGCTCATTTGCCCTTGACTGGTCCGCTGCGGCTAGCTTTTTGGGTAGCCCCTTAGCCACACCCGCGTTTGCTATTGTCAATATCTTTGTGGGCTTTATCTTGACTGTCTATATCCTTACCCCAATTTTTTATTGGAATAATGTATATGATGCTAAGAAGTTTCCAATCTTTTCGTCTCACACTTTCGACCGCGATGGACAAACCTACAACATAACCAGAATTCTGAATCAAAAGGAATTCGATATTGATCTCAACAGTTACAACAGCTACAGCAAACTTTATCTGAGTACCATATTTACTTTCACTTATGGGTTGAGCTTTGCAACTCTATCAGCTAGTCTCACACATGTGGTAATATTTCATGGAGG AACAATCATAAACCTCTGGAAAAAGACAGCAACTTCAGCAAAAGAACAGGTCTCAGACGTGCATTCAAGAATAATGAAGAAGAACTATAAAGAAGTCCCTCAGTGGTGGTTTATTGCTATCTTACTTACAATGGTGGCTCTTGCTTTGTTTACTTGTGAAGGGTTTGACAAACAGCTCCAACTTCCTTGGTGGGGACTCCTCATGGCCTGTGCCATTGCACTGGTTTTCACCTTACCCATTGGAATAATTCAAGCCACAACAAATTTG CAACCAGGGCTAAACGTGATCACAGAAATGATTATTGGGTATATTTATCCAGGGAAGCCCCTTGCTAATGTGGCTTTCAAGACCTATGGCTATATTAGCATGGCACAAGCACTCTATTTCCTTAATGACTTAAAACTAGGTCACTATATGAAGATCCCTCCAAGAGCCATGTTCATTATACAG TTTGCTGGAACATTAGTTTCTTCAACTGCCTACTTCTGCACAGCATGGTGGCTTCTTGAATCTGTTGAAAACATATGTAATCCGGATTTGTTGCCCGAGGGAAGTCCATGGACATGCCCAGGAGATGATGTTTTCTACAATGCTTCAATTATATGGGGAGTCATAGGCCCGCTCAGAATGTTCGCAAGGCTTGGTGTCTACCCAGAATTGAACTGGTTCTTCCTCGTTGGCTTCCTCGCCCCTTTTCCCGGCTGGTTTCTTTCTCGCAAATACCCCAATAAAAAGTGGCTATCGCTTATTCACACGCCTATCCTCCTTGGAGCTACAGGAAACATGCCACCAGCTAGAGCAGTGAACTATTGGGTTTGGACAGTGGTTGGACTTTTCTTCAACGCCTATATTTTCAAAAGGTACAAGTCATGGTGGGCTAGACACAACTATGTCTTATCTGCTGCTTTAGATGCTGGAGTTGCCTTTATGGCAGTTATCCTTTTCTTCTCCCTGCAATCCAAGGACATTATTGGTCCAGCCTGGTGGGGTTTGGATAGTAGCGACCACTGTGAATTGGCTGCATGCCCCACAGCTCCTGGAGTCGTGTCCGAGGGGTGCCCTGTTCTTTGA